The proteins below come from a single Desulfonatronovibrio hydrogenovorans DSM 9292 genomic window:
- a CDS encoding sigma-54-dependent transcriptional regulator, with protein sequence MASQTFLPSDPGRLSILVVDDDPSIVQVLEARLGSAGYKVLTAVNGSQALEIMSSQAVDLVLSDVKMPGMDGRELLETVTETWPGIPVVLLTAYGNVSDAVSSMHQGAADYISKPFDGGELVSRINRLLARAYPEEGAALDAGQGMVLGKSPCMAALSRMMRRIAPSDVSVLIQGESGTGKELVANMLHKWSHRSDGPFVVIDCGSTQPTLLESELFGHVKGAFTHAVQDKKGLIETAHSGTLFLDEIGNISPEMQTRLLRFLQERTMRRVGDTRSIEVECRVVAATNANLPDLVRAGKFREDLYFRLKVVKLEVPPLRDRLEDLPILADYFLDSLSKKSGLERPVISDQAMDRMLGYHWPGNVRELSNVLEAGVLLCPGRMLRAEDLQLEESLTGQSLNQDPMSLDESEKQAIIRALEKTGWVQKHAADILGISRRAIHYKIKKHNISIPAGNNRFDP encoded by the coding sequence ATGGCCAGTCAAACTTTTTTGCCTTCTGATCCAGGAAGACTGTCAATCCTCGTGGTTGACGACGATCCGAGCATTGTCCAGGTTCTGGAAGCCAGGCTTGGCTCAGCCGGATACAAGGTCCTGACCGCTGTAAATGGCAGTCAGGCCCTGGAGATAATGAGCAGTCAGGCTGTGGATCTGGTGCTTTCAGATGTCAAGATGCCCGGAATGGACGGCAGAGAGCTTTTAGAGACCGTAACCGAGACCTGGCCAGGGATTCCAGTTGTCCTGCTGACAGCCTACGGCAATGTGTCCGATGCGGTGAGCTCCATGCACCAGGGGGCGGCTGACTACATTTCCAAGCCCTTTGACGGTGGTGAGCTGGTATCCAGGATCAATAGGCTGCTGGCCCGGGCCTATCCTGAAGAGGGAGCTGCTCTGGATGCCGGACAGGGCATGGTCCTGGGAAAAAGTCCGTGCATGGCCGCATTAAGCCGGATGATGCGCCGCATCGCCCCCAGTGATGTCTCGGTCCTCATTCAGGGCGAGTCAGGTACAGGCAAGGAGCTGGTGGCCAATATGCTCCATAAGTGGAGCCATCGCAGCGATGGCCCCTTTGTGGTCATTGACTGCGGTTCAACCCAGCCGACCCTTCTGGAAAGCGAACTGTTCGGACATGTTAAAGGTGCTTTCACCCATGCGGTTCAAGACAAAAAAGGACTCATTGAAACCGCCCACAGCGGCACTCTTTTTCTGGATGAAATAGGCAACATCTCTCCTGAAATGCAGACCAGGCTGCTGCGTTTTTTACAGGAGCGGACCATGCGCAGGGTGGGAGACACCAGGTCCATTGAGGTTGAGTGCAGGGTTGTGGCTGCCACCAATGCCAATCTGCCGGATCTGGTCCGGGCCGGAAAATTCAGGGAGGATCTCTATTTCAGGCTGAAGGTGGTCAAGCTGGAGGTTCCCCCGCTGCGGGATCGTCTGGAAGACCTGCCGATTCTGGCAGACTATTTTCTGGACAGCCTCTCTAAGAAAAGCGGCCTGGAGCGGCCGGTGATCTCTGACCAGGCCATGGACAGGATGCTGGGATATCACTGGCCAGGCAATGTGCGGGAACTGTCCAACGTCCTGGAGGCTGGGGTACTCCTTTGTCCGGGCAGGATGCTCAGGGCTGAGGACCTGCAGCTTGAGGAATCCTTAACCGGTCAGAGTCTGAACCAGGACCCCATGTCCCTTGATGAAAGTGAAAAGCAGGCCATTATCCGGGCCCTGGAAAAGACCGGATGGGTTCAAAAACATGCGGCTGATATCCTGGGAATCAGCCGCAGGGCCATCCACTACAAGATCAAGAAACACAACATAAGCATTCCGGCTGGAAACAACCGTTTTGACCCTTGA
- a CDS encoding UPF0182 family membrane protein, whose product MQNVFGPGGPTGPGGPHQQTPQFNLEDLDISKIYRFTRYGLFALALIFLWMGISWAQSFYTDWLWYQGLGYESVLLKVVTTKVGLFLLGVGLVLVLIVPNLYLAHTYAGKYKLINPQVPAHLYQSARRLLGWGLVGVTVLGAYFLGRAPAYEWEMVLRFLNHVSFGETDPVFGRDFSFYVFVLPALDFFRSWLVAVLIAVMLFVGGYYYISVTIRGEMFSFTGRVKSHLALLGAGVMVLVALGHWLSRYELLYSPLGAVYGVGYTDHNIVLPALTTMTLVALACAGILVAAAFYKGKKAILVGVGLWFGLNILAGSVAPGLVQRLVVEPSELARERSYLAENIKHTRDAFNLNQMTTRSHPARGALDRQTIEDNPGTIQNVRLWDEGPLLQSYNQIQFFRLYYDFLAVHTDRYTVNDELRQVMLATRELSADKLPTEAQRWVNRHLQFTHGYGVAMTPVTEVEEGGRPGFFIQDLPPRGEIGLDRPEIYYGLKSLNYLIVRTRMQEFNYPGEEGPVYTHYEGEGGVALNSFFRRLMYAWEFRDINILISGEITPESLIQYRRTVPQRFRTITPFLKKDREAYSVVADGRLFWIQDAYTTTTRYPYSTPWQNSFNYIRNSVKAVVDAYHGTIDYYVSDPDDPIIQTYQAIFPDLFKPMEEMPEYLREHVRYPQDMFTVQTQMLLQYHMEDPVVFYNKEDQWSVPVQHSFGRTEVLRPYYIVARLPGEEKEEFLLIQPFTPINRHNLVGWMAARSDGENYGELMLFRFPTGRHVDGPNQVEARIDNDAIISEQFTLWGQAGSEVFRGILLVIPVGDSLLYAEPVFLTPDALEFPELRRIILADSRQVVMHQTLDDSIDALVGRLPAVAPVVEVDEPDQPATRILPDLRDNLKDGLTEAIDKLQEALDHLKGLVR is encoded by the coding sequence ATGCAAAATGTTTTCGGCCCGGGTGGCCCCACCGGACCGGGTGGTCCACACCAGCAAACTCCCCAGTTTAACCTTGAAGACCTGGACATCTCCAAGATCTACCGTTTTACCAGGTATGGTCTATTTGCCCTGGCCCTCATCTTCCTCTGGATGGGAATCAGCTGGGCCCAATCATTCTACACAGACTGGCTCTGGTACCAGGGCCTTGGCTATGAGTCGGTCCTGCTGAAAGTTGTCACCACCAAGGTCGGACTCTTTCTGCTGGGAGTTGGCCTGGTCCTGGTCCTGATAGTGCCCAACCTCTATCTGGCCCATACCTATGCCGGAAAGTACAAGCTCATCAATCCTCAGGTCCCTGCTCATCTTTACCAGTCAGCCAGAAGGCTCCTGGGCTGGGGCCTTGTTGGAGTCACCGTTCTTGGAGCCTATTTCCTGGGCCGGGCCCCTGCCTATGAATGGGAAATGGTCCTTCGCTTTCTGAACCACGTCTCCTTTGGAGAAACCGATCCAGTATTTGGCAGAGATTTTTCCTTTTACGTATTCGTGCTTCCAGCCCTTGACTTTTTCCGTTCCTGGCTGGTGGCCGTGTTAATAGCTGTCATGCTCTTTGTAGGAGGCTACTACTATATCAGCGTAACCATCCGGGGAGAAATGTTCTCCTTCACTGGAAGGGTCAAATCTCACCTGGCCCTCCTGGGTGCCGGGGTCATGGTCCTGGTGGCTCTAGGACACTGGCTCAGCCGTTACGAACTTCTTTATTCTCCCCTGGGCGCTGTCTATGGTGTCGGGTACACAGACCATAATATTGTGCTTCCAGCCCTGACCACCATGACCCTTGTGGCCCTGGCCTGTGCCGGAATCCTGGTGGCTGCGGCATTTTACAAAGGCAAAAAGGCTATCCTGGTAGGCGTGGGCCTCTGGTTCGGCCTGAACATCCTGGCTGGAAGCGTAGCTCCGGGCCTGGTCCAGCGTCTGGTGGTCGAACCCAGCGAACTGGCCAGGGAAAGAAGCTATCTGGCTGAGAACATTAAGCACACCCGCGATGCCTTTAACTTGAACCAGATGACCACCAGAAGCCATCCAGCCAGGGGTGCTCTGGACAGGCAGACCATTGAAGACAACCCCGGGACCATTCAGAACGTCCGCCTCTGGGATGAAGGTCCTCTGCTCCAAAGCTACAACCAGATCCAGTTTTTCCGGCTGTATTACGACTTTCTGGCCGTGCATACTGACCGGTACACTGTAAATGATGAACTGCGGCAGGTCATGCTGGCCACCCGGGAACTCTCGGCAGACAAGCTGCCCACCGAAGCCCAGCGCTGGGTTAACAGGCATCTCCAGTTCACCCATGGATACGGGGTGGCCATGACCCCTGTTACTGAAGTTGAGGAAGGCGGCAGACCCGGCTTTTTTATCCAGGATCTCCCTCCAAGGGGCGAGATTGGACTTGATCGGCCTGAGATTTATTATGGACTCAAGAGCCTCAACTACCTCATTGTCCGGACCAGGATGCAGGAATTCAACTACCCGGGTGAAGAAGGACCGGTTTATACCCACTATGAAGGCGAAGGCGGTGTTGCCCTCAATTCCTTCTTCCGCAGGCTCATGTATGCCTGGGAATTCAGAGACATCAACATCCTGATCTCCGGCGAAATAACCCCTGAAAGTCTTATTCAGTACCGCCGGACCGTGCCCCAGAGATTCAGGACCATTACTCCCTTTTTAAAGAAAGACCGGGAAGCTTACAGTGTGGTTGCTGACGGACGGCTCTTCTGGATCCAGGACGCCTACACCACTACCACCCGCTATCCATACTCAACCCCGTGGCAGAACTCCTTCAATTACATCCGCAACAGTGTCAAGGCTGTAGTAGATGCCTATCACGGCACCATTGATTATTATGTATCAGATCCTGATGATCCCATTATCCAGACCTATCAGGCCATCTTCCCGGACCTTTTCAAACCCATGGAAGAAATGCCTGAATACCTCAGGGAACATGTCCGCTACCCTCAGGACATGTTCACGGTCCAGACCCAGATGCTTCTGCAGTATCACATGGAAGATCCTGTTGTATTCTATAACAAGGAAGATCAGTGGTCCGTTCCGGTCCAGCACTCCTTTGGCCGGACCGAGGTGCTAAGGCCCTACTATATCGTGGCCAGGCTCCCTGGCGAAGAAAAAGAAGAATTCCTCCTTATTCAGCCCTTCACTCCCATCAACAGGCACAACCTGGTGGGCTGGATGGCGGCCAGGAGCGATGGAGAGAACTACGGCGAACTGATGCTCTTCAGATTCCCCACTGGCCGGCACGTGGACGGACCCAACCAGGTCGAGGCCAGGATTGACAACGACGCTATCATCTCCGAGCAGTTCACCTTGTGGGGTCAGGCCGGTTCCGAGGTCTTCCGGGGTATCCTGCTGGTCATTCCAGTGGGAGATTCCCTGCTGTACGCTGAACCGGTATTTCTGACGCCAGACGCCCTGGAGTTCCCGGAACTCAGGCGAATCATCCTGGCCGATTCCAGGCAGGTGGTCATGCATCAGACCCTGGACGATTCCATTGATGCTTTAGTGGGAAGGCTTCCAGCTGTGGCCCCTGTGGTCGAAGTTGACGAGCCTGACCAGCCAGCAACCCGAATCCTTCCGGACCTCAGAGATAATCTGAAGGACGGACTCACGGAAGCCATTGACAAACTCCAGGAAGCCCTGGACCATCTCAAGGGGCTTGTCAGATAG
- a CDS encoding nickel/cobalt transporter — MIRPLSITLFFLLFLGLSGQASAQSPFQAPAATDQEKTEQTFSPGNLLPGWIKEQGQKAMARIILWQSQIRQTAGTYARQIKENPWGTAFWSYLGLAFAYGVIHALGPGHGKVFVSTYFLSRRARVKQGVLMGSLMSFLHVLSAVILVFLFYFVLKSGGLGSVDDAGGHLQKISAGLIVLVGLFLAWKSLRSIFQDSSDQCACCNSDPDNKGILSLCLAVGLVPCPGAALILFFSISLDILAAGILAMFFLAAGLALTTVSFALVSLWARNILARAFSSTFLSSRIYHIPALIGAVFITFLGAILFFNPVV; from the coding sequence ATGATCAGACCCTTATCCATCACTCTATTTTTTCTGCTCTTCCTGGGTCTTTCCGGCCAGGCATCAGCCCAGAGCCCTTTCCAGGCTCCAGCAGCAACTGATCAGGAAAAAACAGAACAAACTTTCTCCCCAGGGAATCTTCTGCCTGGATGGATCAAGGAGCAGGGTCAGAAGGCCATGGCCAGAATAATTCTCTGGCAGTCCCAGATCAGACAGACAGCAGGAACTTATGCCCGCCAGATCAAGGAAAACCCCTGGGGAACTGCTTTCTGGTCTTACCTGGGGCTGGCCTTTGCATACGGTGTGATTCACGCCCTGGGTCCGGGCCATGGCAAGGTCTTTGTCAGCACCTATTTTTTAAGCAGAAGGGCCAGAGTCAAACAGGGGGTGCTCATGGGCAGCCTCATGAGTTTTCTCCACGTCCTCTCAGCCGTTATCCTGGTCTTTTTATTCTATTTCGTGCTCAAATCAGGAGGACTGGGATCAGTGGACGATGCCGGTGGGCATCTGCAGAAAATCAGTGCCGGTCTGATTGTCTTGGTGGGGTTATTTTTGGCCTGGAAATCGCTGCGCTCAATTTTTCAAGACTCTTCTGATCAATGCGCCTGCTGCAATTCTGATCCTGACAACAAAGGCATTCTCTCCCTGTGTCTGGCTGTGGGACTTGTGCCTTGCCCAGGAGCAGCCCTGATCCTTTTCTTTTCCATCAGCCTGGATATCCTTGCTGCCGGAATCCTGGCCATGTTTTTCCTGGCTGCCGGCCTTGCCCTGACCACGGTTTCCTTTGCCCTGGTCTCCCTCTGGGCCAGAAATATTCTGGCCAGGGCTTTTTCATCAACCTTTCTAAGCTCAAGGATTTACCATATCCCTGCCTTGATAGGAGCAGTGTTCATCACTTTTTTAGGAGCAATTCTTTTTTTTAACCCGGTCGTCTGA
- a CDS encoding AEC family transporter — translation MDLNSVFLALSPIFILILMGWVFQRIGFPGSSFWPMAERITYYVFFPALLFFSLYSADFSQTRFWSMALAVSVPMLATSLIMLLLRPVFRVSEADFSSLFQGGLRPNTYVGISAAFVFLGAEGLALAAMVIAVMIPLANFISVAVVTRFGNNQSKGWKKAFISLVSNPLILACFLGIGVNLSGLRLVLGTEEVVRILSQASLSLGLLAVGAGLEFRGIASKWRPILWSSVFKLVLLPLLMGLMSVWVGLDQPSILVVVVFASLPCGAAAFVMARQLGGGLDMMAAIITVQTVVAAGSMPLLIGLFS, via the coding sequence ATGGATTTGAACAGCGTGTTTCTGGCCCTGTCACCCATATTCATCCTCATCCTCATGGGATGGGTATTTCAGCGCATTGGATTCCCAGGATCATCATTCTGGCCCATGGCTGAAAGAATCACATATTATGTTTTTTTCCCGGCCCTTTTGTTCTTCAGCCTGTACAGCGCCGACTTCAGCCAGACCCGGTTCTGGTCCATGGCCCTGGCTGTAAGCGTTCCCATGCTTGCTACCAGTCTGATCATGCTCCTGCTTCGGCCTGTGTTCAGGGTCAGTGAAGCTGATTTTTCCTCCTTGTTTCAGGGTGGGCTCCGGCCCAACACCTATGTAGGTATTTCAGCGGCCTTTGTATTCCTGGGGGCCGAGGGCCTGGCCCTGGCGGCCATGGTCATAGCTGTAATGATTCCTTTGGCCAATTTCATCAGTGTGGCAGTGGTGACCAGGTTTGGAAATAATCAGAGCAAGGGGTGGAAAAAAGCTTTTATCTCTTTGGTCAGCAATCCTCTGATTCTGGCCTGCTTTCTGGGGATCGGAGTTAATTTGAGCGGACTGAGACTTGTTCTGGGTACAGAAGAGGTGGTGCGAATTCTGAGCCAGGCGTCTTTGTCCCTGGGCCTGCTGGCTGTTGGGGCAGGACTGGAGTTCAGGGGCATTGCCTCCAAATGGAGACCAATTCTATGGTCTTCAGTATTCAAACTGGTTCTGCTCCCTCTGCTGATGGGGCTGATGTCTGTCTGGGTGGGCCTGGACCAGCCCTCAATTCTGGTGGTGGTTGTGTTTGCGTCTCTGCCCTGTGGAGCTGCAGCCTTTGTCATGGCCAGACAGCTGGGCGGAGGTCTGGACATGATGGCTGCCATCATCACAGTTCAAACCGTTGTTGCTGCAGGATCAATGCCCCTGCTCATTGGCCTTTTTTCCTGA
- a CDS encoding molybdopterin-containing oxidoreductase family protein, translating to MSITRRKFMHSSALAAGGLVFSSMGMRLYAYDPDQISPDRDETRKSYCGLCHPRCGILLHMKKGKVIQVTGDPDHPLTRGVICQRALLMPEHIHHPGRINYPMKRTGQRGQGQWERISWDQALDEVAEKLSRLRDEHGPETLAFTHGTSRTHHWDCRRFFNLFGSPNIGGANNICMCPSYATEFATYGGMARGDVRNARCVVIWGRAASKSAPVTSYPALEHARQQGARFIVIDPRQIEETKFADKWLQIRPGTDLALMLAWIRIIIEEDLYHREFVEKWTKGFDRLKLAVQDYTPEKVSRITWIPEKDILESARMYATTSPAVIPYGYGLDKQGINSNQCARARAILRAITGNLEIPGGEIMSQAPEMARVRGEFDLVQSDAIGPEQRAKQIGIDKYPFFGFPGWEKNVQNNKRLPQGYIDPPSMYRTCVGHLREIFKAAITGKPYPVRAMMSVANNPMLAFPDVNLTHNALTSLDLYVVMEYYMTPSAALADYVFPSATTVEQPQLWTSGGFCMTCPQGLEPLYERRDTYQFYRGLGLRLGQGQDWPWKNLEQVYDYCLEPAGVTFRELSETYGFFGKREYRQYEKYGFGTPSGKVELYSTVFEDLGCDPLPRYKEPLWSPEADPELTKQYPLILITGSRFMPMYHSEHRQIESAREQVPDPLVWMHPDTAVQYGLAENEWVHVVNPKGRIKMRLRTSTIMHPQMVDVQHGWWFPERKEGTPDLFGALESNANVLCPMDEEHCSPEIGSWPHSALICRVEKIS from the coding sequence ATGTCCATCACCAGAAGAAAGTTCATGCACAGTTCAGCCCTGGCTGCAGGAGGACTGGTGTTCAGCTCCATGGGCATGCGTTTATACGCCTATGATCCGGACCAGATCAGCCCTGACCGGGACGAAACCCGTAAAAGCTATTGCGGGCTGTGTCATCCCAGATGCGGAATCCTTTTGCATATGAAAAAAGGGAAGGTGATTCAGGTCACTGGTGACCCGGACCACCCTTTGACCAGGGGGGTCATATGCCAGCGGGCCCTTTTGATGCCCGAGCATATCCACCACCCCGGACGGATCAATTATCCCATGAAAAGAACAGGTCAACGCGGACAGGGACAGTGGGAAAGAATCTCCTGGGACCAGGCCCTGGACGAAGTGGCCGAAAAGCTCTCCCGGCTCAGGGATGAACATGGACCTGAAACCCTGGCCTTTACCCACGGAACCAGCCGGACCCACCATTGGGACTGCAGGCGTTTTTTCAACTTATTCGGATCACCCAATATTGGTGGGGCCAACAATATCTGCATGTGTCCCAGCTATGCTACTGAATTTGCCACCTACGGAGGCATGGCCAGAGGTGACGTCAGAAACGCCAGGTGCGTGGTCATCTGGGGCAGGGCCGCCTCCAAGTCAGCCCCGGTGACTTCCTATCCAGCCCTGGAACATGCCAGGCAGCAGGGTGCCAGATTCATCGTCATTGACCCCAGACAAATTGAGGAAACCAAGTTTGCGGATAAATGGCTTCAGATCCGACCCGGAACAGATCTGGCCCTGATGCTGGCCTGGATCAGGATTATCATTGAGGAAGACCTTTACCACAGGGAATTCGTGGAAAAATGGACAAAGGGATTTGACCGGCTTAAGCTGGCAGTCCAGGACTACACCCCGGAAAAAGTGTCCAGAATCACCTGGATTCCTGAAAAGGATATCCTGGAGTCGGCCAGGATGTATGCCACCACGAGCCCGGCTGTAATTCCCTATGGATATGGCCTGGACAAGCAGGGTATCAACTCCAACCAGTGTGCCAGGGCCAGAGCCATATTAAGGGCCATAACCGGAAACCTGGAGATCCCCGGCGGCGAAATCATGAGTCAGGCCCCGGAAATGGCCAGGGTCAGGGGTGAGTTCGACCTGGTCCAGAGCGATGCCATAGGGCCGGAACAAAGGGCCAAGCAGATCGGCATTGACAAGTATCCCTTTTTCGGCTTCCCGGGTTGGGAAAAAAATGTCCAGAACAATAAACGGCTTCCCCAGGGATACATTGACCCGCCCTCCATGTACCGGACCTGTGTAGGTCATCTGCGGGAAATCTTCAAAGCTGCCATAACCGGAAAACCTTATCCAGTCCGGGCCATGATGTCTGTGGCCAACAACCCCATGCTGGCCTTTCCTGACGTCAACCTGACCCATAACGCTCTTACTTCCCTGGATCTTTATGTGGTCATGGAGTACTATATGACCCCGTCAGCAGCCCTGGCCGACTATGTATTTCCATCGGCAACCACTGTTGAGCAGCCTCAGCTCTGGACCAGCGGAGGCTTCTGCATGACCTGCCCCCAGGGACTTGAACCCCTGTATGAACGCAGGGATACCTATCAATTCTACCGGGGTCTTGGGCTTCGTCTGGGGCAGGGACAGGACTGGCCCTGGAAAAACCTGGAACAGGTTTATGACTACTGTCTGGAGCCGGCAGGAGTGACCTTCCGGGAACTGAGTGAAACCTACGGATTCTTTGGCAAACGGGAATACAGACAGTATGAAAAATACGGCTTTGGAACTCCTTCAGGCAAAGTGGAGCTGTATTCCACAGTGTTTGAGGATCTCGGCTGCGATCCCCTGCCCAGATATAAGGAACCCCTCTGGAGCCCCGAGGCTGATCCGGAACTGACCAAACAATACCCCCTGATCCTGATCACCGGCAGCCGATTCATGCCCATGTACCATTCTGAACATCGCCAGATTGAATCAGCCAGGGAGCAGGTGCCTGACCCGCTGGTCTGGATGCATCCAGACACAGCCGTCCAATATGGATTAGCGGAAAATGAATGGGTTCATGTTGTCAACCCCAAGGGCAGAATAAAAATGCGTCTCAGGACTTCGACCATCATGCATCCTCAAATGGTGGATGTTCAGCATGGGTGGTGGTTTCCTGAAAGAAAGGAGGGAACGCCTGATCTGTTTGGAGCATTGGAGTCCAATGCCAACGTGCTCTGTCCCATGGACGAGGAACACTGCAGCCCTGAAATCGGCAGCTGGCCCCATTCAGCCCTGATATGCCGGGTGGAAAAAATCAGCTGA
- a CDS encoding DUF1007 family protein, with the protein MPSIKTTQAPPVRTLFIILSGLVALVLSFKPVFSHPHVFVESELEIELDQKGIKGFWQHWSFDEYFSAWVIDEYDTDKDGQFSPEETQRLYQEAFKNLKNHGYFTRVLNNGQEIPVREIQNFSVRIENNMAVYSFFVPLNISIDSSTKDIFIAVYDESFYCQIFFPPQEVEFRGSTAEWKTSVTTQKMPELTYYFGFVTPVAVRVSIVPS; encoded by the coding sequence ATGCCCAGCATCAAGACAACCCAGGCGCCACCTGTCCGGACACTTTTTATAATCCTGTCCGGGCTGGTGGCCCTTGTTTTATCCTTTAAACCGGTCTTTTCTCATCCCCATGTTTTTGTGGAGTCAGAACTTGAGATTGAGCTGGACCAAAAAGGAATCAAGGGTTTCTGGCAGCACTGGTCCTTTGATGAATATTTCAGTGCCTGGGTCATTGATGAGTACGACACTGACAAGGACGGTCAATTCTCTCCTGAAGAGACCCAAAGGCTTTACCAGGAGGCATTTAAAAATTTAAAAAACCACGGCTATTTCACCAGAGTACTGAACAACGGTCAGGAAATCCCGGTCAGGGAAATCCAGAACTTTTCCGTCAGAATCGAAAACAACATGGCTGTGTATTCCTTCTTTGTTCCCCTGAACATCAGCATTGATTCCAGTACAAAAGATATCTTCATTGCTGTTTATGATGAGTCGTTCTACTGCCAGATCTTTTTCCCGCCCCAGGAAGTCGAATTCAGGGGAAGCACCGCTGAGTGGAAAACCAGCGTCACTACCCAAAAAATGCCCGAACTGACCTACTATTTCGGATTCGTAACCCCTGTTGCTGTCAGGGTGTCCATTGTTCCTTCATGA
- a CDS encoding ferrous iron transporter B, whose protein sequence is MTKNHILLMGPPNVGKSVIFNHLTGLNVSCANYAGTTVEFVAGKTNFGNGKLFLVDVPGTYTLSATNQAEQVAVDMLQGKHKPGAKSTCAHCREDTEVCADDLSAKPAAVVCVVDANNLESSLYLLLQVLEFNLPTIIALNRIDLARDKNLDIDLDALGKELGVPVVPMVAIEKKGLPELEKAVESMLRAPSAPKVNWKPGDADLWSMAEQLTRKVCRPGQTQQISKRKVWGERLVHPWPGLPLAILILILSFALVVGIGMQMRQLILLPLFRGLIIPQIVQIVEALIAPGIIRNIMVGEYGFLVKGIEWPFTLVMPYVLSFYGVMAVLEDSGYLPRLGVLLDGLLNKIGLQGSSIIPLLLGYGCGIPGILASRALSSGKERIMIATMICMAIPCISQTGAFIAMLSERSVSVVVAVFLVSFAALILVGIIMDKFFKGPRPLTIMEIPELLPPRVDVLSKKIWVRLKRYVTDGALPMVVAVGIAAVLYETGIMAAAGSFLSPLVVHWLRLPEEASIPLILGIMRRELAVLPLIEMQLTTLQLFVGAVVGLFYVPCIAIVATLAREFSVKTAFFMLLVTSTTAFLVGGIFARMSFLSLIFS, encoded by the coding sequence ATGACTAAAAATCATATTCTGCTCATGGGCCCGCCTAATGTGGGCAAGAGCGTTATTTTCAATCACCTGACCGGCCTCAACGTAAGTTGCGCCAATTATGCCGGAACCACGGTAGAGTTCGTGGCCGGAAAAACAAACTTTGGCAATGGAAAGCTTTTTCTGGTGGATGTCCCGGGTACTTACACCCTGAGTGCCACCAATCAGGCCGAACAGGTAGCCGTGGACATGCTTCAGGGAAAACACAAGCCCGGAGCTAAATCCACCTGCGCCCACTGCCGGGAGGACACAGAGGTCTGCGCTGACGACCTCTCTGCCAAACCGGCCGCTGTTGTCTGCGTTGTTGACGCCAACAATCTGGAGAGCAGCCTCTACCTTCTGCTGCAGGTCCTGGAATTCAATCTTCCCACCATTATTGCTCTGAACAGAATAGACCTGGCCAGGGACAAAAACCTGGACATCGACCTGGACGCCCTTGGCAAAGAACTCGGCGTGCCAGTCGTCCCCATGGTGGCCATTGAAAAAAAGGGGCTGCCCGAGCTGGAAAAAGCTGTTGAGTCGATGTTAAGGGCCCCGTCTGCGCCCAAAGTCAATTGGAAGCCAGGGGATGCAGATCTGTGGTCCATGGCTGAGCAGCTGACCAGAAAGGTCTGCCGCCCTGGGCAAACCCAACAAATTTCCAAAAGAAAGGTCTGGGGGGAAAGACTGGTCCATCCCTGGCCGGGCCTGCCTCTGGCCATCCTTATCCTGATCCTGTCCTTCGCCTTAGTGGTGGGCATCGGCATGCAGATGCGCCAGCTCATCCTTCTGCCCCTCTTCCGCGGCCTGATTATTCCCCAGATCGTACAGATCGTGGAGGCACTCATTGCTCCAGGCATCATCCGCAATATCATGGTGGGAGAGTACGGCTTTCTGGTCAAAGGCATTGAATGGCCCTTCACCCTGGTCATGCCCTATGTGCTGTCATTTTACGGGGTCATGGCCGTGCTTGAAGACAGCGGCTACCTGCCAAGGCTCGGGGTGCTCCTGGACGGCCTTTTAAATAAGATAGGCCTGCAGGGATCAAGCATAATCCCTTTACTCCTGGGCTACGGCTGTGGAATTCCCGGAATCCTGGCCAGCCGGGCCCTGTCTTCGGGCAAGGAAAGGATTATGATCGCCACCATGATCTGCATGGCCATTCCATGCATCTCTCAGACCGGGGCCTTCATCGCCATGCTTTCGGAACGTTCGGTCAGCGTTGTGGTGGCAGTATTTCTAGTCTCCTTTGCCGCCCTGATCCTGGTGGGGATCATCATGGACAAGTTCTTTAAAGGCCCCAGGCCTTTGACTATCATGGAAATCCCTGAACTTCTCCCCCCAAGAGTGGACGTACTTTCCAAAAAGATCTGGGTCAGGCTCAAACGCTACGTTACTGACGGAGCCCTGCCCATGGTGGTGGCAGTGGGAATTGCAGCTGTGCTCTATGAAACAGGAATCATGGCTGCAGCGGGCAGCTTCCTGAGTCCCCTGGTGGTCCACTGGCTCAGGCTCCCGGAGGAAGCATCCATTCCTCTTATCCTGGGAATCATGCGCCGGGAACTGGCCGTGCTTCCCCTTATTGAAATGCAGCTCACCACCCTGCAGCTCTTTGTCGGGGCGGTGGTGGGTCTATTTTATGTGCCATGCATTGCCATTGTGGCTACCCTGGCCAGAGAGTTCAGCGTCAAGACCGCGTTTTTCATGCTTCTGGTGACCAGCACCACTGCATTCCTGGTGGGCGGAATTTTTGCCAGGATGAGCTTTCTCTCCCTGATTTTCTCCTGA